A region from the Drosophila bipectinata strain 14024-0381.07 chromosome 3R, DbipHiC1v2, whole genome shotgun sequence genome encodes:
- the ClC-a gene encoding chloride channel protein 2 isoform X3, producing MKSSRNGGQTLLIAPSPTARLMPLRTYSNASSLAHHNDRSPGTPGSPLHEGDLEESGLGYTHTLMYGRYTKDLGEFAKDEARKLKILEKRRKQEDKQRNKELLGKQSTRAKRVSSWIWKHTVARLGEDWVFLALLGIIMALLSFIMDKGISICTNARIWLYRDLTSQPFVQYIAWVSLPVCLILFSAGFVHLIAPQSIGSGIPEMKTILRGVQLKEYLTFKTLVAKVIGLTATLGSGMPLGKEGPFVHIASIVAQLLSKLVTSFQGIYENESRNSEMLAAACAVGVGACFAAPVGGVLFSIEVTTTYFAVRNYWRGFFAAVCGATVFRLLAVWFQNADTVRALFLTNFTTEFPFDPQELFVFALIGLVCGLGGASYVWVHRRYVLFMRSNKRMNKFLQKNRFLYPGFLALLVSSISFPLGTGQFLAGELSTHEQVTQLFSNFTWSRDDLTVEQAAVVTHWMTGYTSVFGNLVIYTLFTFVFSIIASTIPVPSGMFIPVFKIGAGFGRLVGEFMAVTFPHGVRYGGRLSPIMPGGYAVVGAAAFSGSVTHTVSVAVIIFEMTGQITHVVPVMIAVLVANAVAALLQPSIYDSIILIKKLPYLPDLLPSSSGMYSIFVEDFMVRDVKYIWKGICYQKLKEILKANKTLRSLPLVDSPENMILLGSVQRYELIKMIEKHIGREKRMEVAQKWQKEAEERALEEEKKKQEVELKMRRPSRFEVLPAPDILSLRQIANDEMLPPKKRAETLHSSLAPRKSILKKTNSFNLKTYGQPLAHSPSITPYTTITGNSEFRIRSAFEAIFKKSTTLQDVQPDPETGSLSPAASNNEVGVQRTPSTPGVSKKVQLPRERVIDMSPEDQKQWELEEMLKPIDLQKANVHIDPSPFQLVERTSILKVHSLFSMVGINHAYVTKIGRLVGVVGLKELRKAIEDINSNNFVAPTRDEDAEDKPAVEKPLLPPNTSDKAVDMTVTSMDSALSNSENCSDIEMEHIKHTDTDAVTLTIPPQDSSQNPPADTTTENGNH from the exons ATGAAGTCATCCAGAAACGGGGGCCAGACCCTCTTAATCGCTCCATCGCCCACAGCCCGCCTGATGCCATTGCGCACATATTCCAATGCCTCTTCTCTGGCCCACCACAATGACAGGAGTCCCGGGACTCCAGGGAGTCCGCTGCACGAAGGTGATTTGGAGGAAAGTGGCTTGGGCTACACCCATACTCTG ATGTATGGTCGTTATACCAAAGATCTAGGAGAATTTGCCAAAGATGAAGCCAGAAAGCTCAAAATACTTGAAAAACGACGAAAACAGGAAGATAAACAAAGGAATAag GAACTGCTAGGAAAGCAATCCACCAGAGCGAAGCGGGTCTCGTCATGGATTTGGAAGCACACGGTAGCCCGACTGGGCGAGGACTGGGTCTTCCTGGCGCTCCTGGGCATCATAATGGCCTTGCTGTCATTCATCATGGACAAGGGCATCTCCATCTGTACAAACG CTCGTATTTGGCTGTACCGCGATCTGACGTCACAGCCGTTCGTTCAGTACATTGCGTGGGTCTCCCTGCCGGTCTGTCTCATATTATTTTCAGCCGGCTTTGTCCATCTCATCGCTCCACAAAGTATAG GTTCCGGTATACCCGAAATGAAGACCATACTGCGCGGCGTGCAGTTGAAAGAGTATCTCACATTTAAGACATTAGTGGCCAAGGTAATTGGTTTAACGGCAACTCTGGGCAGCGGTATGCCATTAGGAAAGGAA GGTCCTTTCGTACATATAGCAAGTATTGTAGCACAATTATTAAGTAAACTTGTCACATCATTCCAAGGCATATATGAGAATGAGTCGCGAAACTCTGAAATGTTGGCCGCAGCCTGTGCAGTGGGCGTGGGCGCCTGCTTTGCCGCCCCAGTGGGTG GTGTTCTTTTTAGTATAGAGGTAACCACGACTTACTTTGCGGTAAGAAATTATTGGCGTGGATTCTTTGCCGCAGTGTGTGGCGCCACAGTTTTCCGACTGTTGGCCGTGTGGTTTCAAAACGCCGACACCGTAAGGGCTCTTTTCCTCACGAACTTCACCACCGAATTTCCATTCGATCCCCAGGAGCTTTTTGTGTTTGCTCTGATTGG aCTTGTGTGCGGTTTGGGTGGTGCCTCATATGTGTGGGTCCATCGGAGATATGTCCTCTTCATGCGCTCCAATAAGCGGATGAACAAGTTCCTACAAAAAAA CCGCTTTTTATACCCCGGATTCCTAGCCCTGCTGGTCTCCAGCATTTCATTTCCTCTGGGCACGGGCCAGTTCCTGGCCGGAGAACTTAGCACTCACGAGCAGGTGACACAGCTCTTTAGTAATTTTACGTGGTCTCGAGATGATCTGACCGTGGAGCAGGCTGCAGTGGTGACCCACTGGATGACAGGATACACCAGTGTCTTTGGAAATCTAGTCATTTATACCCTTTTCACC TTTGTTTTCTCCATTATTGCCTCCACGATACCCGTGCCTTCGGGGATGTTTATTCCGGTTTTCAAGATTGGCGCCGGATTTGGACGGCTGGTGGGAGAGTTCATGGCTGTGACTTTTCCGCATGGAGTCCGGTACGGTGGGCGGCTGTCCCCCATTATGCCTGGCGGCTATGCCGTCGTTGGAGCGGCTGCCTTCTCCGGATCCGTGACTCACACTGTATCCGTGGCCGTGATCATCTTCGAGATGACGGGGCAGATCACTCACGTAGTTCCGGTGATGATTGCCGTGCTGGTAGCCAATGCCGTGGCAGCCCTGTTGCAGCCGTCGATCTACGACAGTATTATATTGATTAAGAAGCTTCCATATCTGCCGGATCTTCTGCCCTCTAGCTCCGGGATGTACAGCATATTTGTGGAGGACTTCATGGTGCGGGATGTGAAGTACATTTGGAAGGGCATCTGCTATCAGAAGCTAAAGGAAATTCTCAAGGCGAACAAAACGTTGAGGTCATTGCCCTTGGTGGATAGTCCGGAGAACATGATCCTACTGGGCTCTGTGCAAAGGTATGAACTGATAAAAATGATCGAAAAGCACATTGGTCGCGAGAAGCGAATGGAGGTGGCCCAAAAGTGGCAGAAGGAGGCCGAGGAGCGAGCCCTGGAGGAGGAGAAAAAGAAACAGGAGGTGGAATTGAAGATGAGACGTCCGTCACGCTTCGAGGTCCTTCCGGCCCCGGATATTCTGAGTCTACGGCAGATCGCCAACGATGAAATGTTGCCGCCCAAAAAGAGGGCGGAGACTCTGCACAGTTCACTGGCGCCCAGAAAGTCGATCCTGAAAAAGACCAACTCTTTTAACCTGAAGACCTACGGCCAACCCCTCGCTCACAGTCCGAGCATCACGCCCTACACCACGATTACCGGAAACTCCGAGTTTCGCATCCGGTCAGCCTTTGAGGCTATCTTTAAGAAGTCCACCACCCTCCAGGATGTCCAGCCAGATCCGGAAACGGGTTCCCTGTCTCCGGCAGCTAGTAACAACGAAGTGGGGGTTCAGCGAACTCCTAGCACTCCAGGTGTTTCCAAAAAGGTTCAGCTG CCCCGAGAGCGTGTAATCGACATGTCCCCAGAGGATCAAAAGCAATGGGAGCTCGAGGAAATGTTGAAGCCCATTGACCTGCAGAAGGCCAATGTCCATATCGATCCTTCACCGTTCCAGCTGGTGGAACGCACCTCAATACTCAAAGTTCATTCACTGTTCTCCATGGTTGGCATCAATCATGCCTATGTCACCAAAATTGGCAGACTTGTAGGCGTTGTGGGCCTGAAAGAA TTACGAAAGGCCATTGAGGACATAAACAGCAATAATTTTGTAGCCCCCACTCGCGATGAAGATGCGGAAGATAAGCCCGCTGTGGAGAAACCTCTCCTTCCACCAAACACAAGTGATAAGGCCGTAGACATGACCGTCACGTCAATGGACTCGGCGCTATCCAACTCCGAAAACTGTTCGGACATCGAAATGGAGCACATAAAGCACACGGATACGGACGCAGTTACGCTCACCATCCCGCCGCAGGACTCGAGCCAAAACCCACCGGCGGACACAACGACAGAAAATGGAAATCATTGA
- the ClC-a gene encoding chloride channel protein 2 isoform X1 yields the protein MVYFGDRQRDRDRNNHKVERIIHDEEFGEENVELVDSEWADFEKFICQLRKRRSSNISMEEELRHVQRHPKIKSQAFYPCPPPSENARDSDSSDDDDPIGYIDTLMYGRYTKDLGEFAKDEARKLKILEKRRKQEDKQRNKELLGKQSTRAKRVSSWIWKHTVARLGEDWVFLALLGIIMALLSFIMDKGISICTNARIWLYRDLTSQPFVQYIAWVSLPVCLILFSAGFVHLIAPQSIGSGIPEMKTILRGVQLKEYLTFKTLVAKVIGLTATLGSGMPLGKEGPFVHIASIVAQLLSKLVTSFQGIYENESRNSEMLAAACAVGVGACFAAPVGGVLFSIEVTTTYFAVRNYWRGFFAAVCGATVFRLLAVWFQNADTVRALFLTNFTTEFPFDPQELFVFALIGLVCGLGGASYVWVHRRYVLFMRSNKRMNKFLQKNRFLYPGFLALLVSSISFPLGTGQFLAGELSTHEQVTQLFSNFTWSRDDLTVEQAAVVTHWMTGYTSVFGNLVIYTLFTFVFSIIASTIPVPSGMFIPVFKIGAGFGRLVGEFMAVTFPHGVRYGGRLSPIMPGGYAVVGAAAFSGSVTHTVSVAVIIFEMTGQITHVVPVMIAVLVANAVAALLQPSIYDSIILIKKLPYLPDLLPSSSGMYSIFVEDFMVRDVKYIWKGICYQKLKEILKANKTLRSLPLVDSPENMILLGSVQRYELIKMIEKHIGREKRMEVAQKWQKEAEERALEEEKKKQEVELKMRRPSRFEVLPAPDILSLRQIANDEMLPPKKRAETLHSSLAPRKSILKKTNSFNLKTYGQPLAHSPSITPYTTITGNSEFRIRSAFEAIFKKSTTLQDVQPDPETGSLSPAASNNEVGVQRTPSTPGVSKKVQLPRERVIDMSPEDQKQWELEEMLKPIDLQKANVHIDPSPFQLVERTSILKVHSLFSMVGINHAYVTKIGRLVGVVGLKELRKAIEDINSNNFVAPTRDEDAEDKPAVEKPLLPPNTSDKAVDMTVTSMDSALSNSENCSDIEMEHIKHTDTDAVTLTIPPQDSSQNPPADTTTENGNH from the exons ATGGTCTATTTCGGCGATCGGCAACGCGATCGTGATCGCAATAATCACAAAGTTGAGCGAATTATTCACGATGAAGAGTTTGGCGAGGAGAACGTCGAACTGGTGGACTCCGAGTGGGCGGACTTTGAGAAGTTCATTTGCCAGTTGCGAAAACGGCGCAGCAGTAACATCTCCATGGAGGAAGAGCTGCGGCACGTGCAGCGCCATCCGAAGATCAAGTCGCAGGCCTTCTATCCGTGTCCGCCGCCCTCCGAAAATGCCCGCGACTCGGACTCCTCGGACGACGATGATCCCATTGGATACATCGACACTCTT ATGTATGGTCGTTATACCAAAGATCTAGGAGAATTTGCCAAAGATGAAGCCAGAAAGCTCAAAATACTTGAAAAACGACGAAAACAGGAAGATAAACAAAGGAATAag GAACTGCTAGGAAAGCAATCCACCAGAGCGAAGCGGGTCTCGTCATGGATTTGGAAGCACACGGTAGCCCGACTGGGCGAGGACTGGGTCTTCCTGGCGCTCCTGGGCATCATAATGGCCTTGCTGTCATTCATCATGGACAAGGGCATCTCCATCTGTACAAACG CTCGTATTTGGCTGTACCGCGATCTGACGTCACAGCCGTTCGTTCAGTACATTGCGTGGGTCTCCCTGCCGGTCTGTCTCATATTATTTTCAGCCGGCTTTGTCCATCTCATCGCTCCACAAAGTATAG GTTCCGGTATACCCGAAATGAAGACCATACTGCGCGGCGTGCAGTTGAAAGAGTATCTCACATTTAAGACATTAGTGGCCAAGGTAATTGGTTTAACGGCAACTCTGGGCAGCGGTATGCCATTAGGAAAGGAA GGTCCTTTCGTACATATAGCAAGTATTGTAGCACAATTATTAAGTAAACTTGTCACATCATTCCAAGGCATATATGAGAATGAGTCGCGAAACTCTGAAATGTTGGCCGCAGCCTGTGCAGTGGGCGTGGGCGCCTGCTTTGCCGCCCCAGTGGGTG GTGTTCTTTTTAGTATAGAGGTAACCACGACTTACTTTGCGGTAAGAAATTATTGGCGTGGATTCTTTGCCGCAGTGTGTGGCGCCACAGTTTTCCGACTGTTGGCCGTGTGGTTTCAAAACGCCGACACCGTAAGGGCTCTTTTCCTCACGAACTTCACCACCGAATTTCCATTCGATCCCCAGGAGCTTTTTGTGTTTGCTCTGATTGG aCTTGTGTGCGGTTTGGGTGGTGCCTCATATGTGTGGGTCCATCGGAGATATGTCCTCTTCATGCGCTCCAATAAGCGGATGAACAAGTTCCTACAAAAAAA CCGCTTTTTATACCCCGGATTCCTAGCCCTGCTGGTCTCCAGCATTTCATTTCCTCTGGGCACGGGCCAGTTCCTGGCCGGAGAACTTAGCACTCACGAGCAGGTGACACAGCTCTTTAGTAATTTTACGTGGTCTCGAGATGATCTGACCGTGGAGCAGGCTGCAGTGGTGACCCACTGGATGACAGGATACACCAGTGTCTTTGGAAATCTAGTCATTTATACCCTTTTCACC TTTGTTTTCTCCATTATTGCCTCCACGATACCCGTGCCTTCGGGGATGTTTATTCCGGTTTTCAAGATTGGCGCCGGATTTGGACGGCTGGTGGGAGAGTTCATGGCTGTGACTTTTCCGCATGGAGTCCGGTACGGTGGGCGGCTGTCCCCCATTATGCCTGGCGGCTATGCCGTCGTTGGAGCGGCTGCCTTCTCCGGATCCGTGACTCACACTGTATCCGTGGCCGTGATCATCTTCGAGATGACGGGGCAGATCACTCACGTAGTTCCGGTGATGATTGCCGTGCTGGTAGCCAATGCCGTGGCAGCCCTGTTGCAGCCGTCGATCTACGACAGTATTATATTGATTAAGAAGCTTCCATATCTGCCGGATCTTCTGCCCTCTAGCTCCGGGATGTACAGCATATTTGTGGAGGACTTCATGGTGCGGGATGTGAAGTACATTTGGAAGGGCATCTGCTATCAGAAGCTAAAGGAAATTCTCAAGGCGAACAAAACGTTGAGGTCATTGCCCTTGGTGGATAGTCCGGAGAACATGATCCTACTGGGCTCTGTGCAAAGGTATGAACTGATAAAAATGATCGAAAAGCACATTGGTCGCGAGAAGCGAATGGAGGTGGCCCAAAAGTGGCAGAAGGAGGCCGAGGAGCGAGCCCTGGAGGAGGAGAAAAAGAAACAGGAGGTGGAATTGAAGATGAGACGTCCGTCACGCTTCGAGGTCCTTCCGGCCCCGGATATTCTGAGTCTACGGCAGATCGCCAACGATGAAATGTTGCCGCCCAAAAAGAGGGCGGAGACTCTGCACAGTTCACTGGCGCCCAGAAAGTCGATCCTGAAAAAGACCAACTCTTTTAACCTGAAGACCTACGGCCAACCCCTCGCTCACAGTCCGAGCATCACGCCCTACACCACGATTACCGGAAACTCCGAGTTTCGCATCCGGTCAGCCTTTGAGGCTATCTTTAAGAAGTCCACCACCCTCCAGGATGTCCAGCCAGATCCGGAAACGGGTTCCCTGTCTCCGGCAGCTAGTAACAACGAAGTGGGGGTTCAGCGAACTCCTAGCACTCCAGGTGTTTCCAAAAAGGTTCAGCTG CCCCGAGAGCGTGTAATCGACATGTCCCCAGAGGATCAAAAGCAATGGGAGCTCGAGGAAATGTTGAAGCCCATTGACCTGCAGAAGGCCAATGTCCATATCGATCCTTCACCGTTCCAGCTGGTGGAACGCACCTCAATACTCAAAGTTCATTCACTGTTCTCCATGGTTGGCATCAATCATGCCTATGTCACCAAAATTGGCAGACTTGTAGGCGTTGTGGGCCTGAAAGAA TTACGAAAGGCCATTGAGGACATAAACAGCAATAATTTTGTAGCCCCCACTCGCGATGAAGATGCGGAAGATAAGCCCGCTGTGGAGAAACCTCTCCTTCCACCAAACACAAGTGATAAGGCCGTAGACATGACCGTCACGTCAATGGACTCGGCGCTATCCAACTCCGAAAACTGTTCGGACATCGAAATGGAGCACATAAAGCACACGGATACGGACGCAGTTACGCTCACCATCCCGCCGCAGGACTCGAGCCAAAACCCACCGGCGGACACAACGACAGAAAATGGAAATCATTGA
- the ClC-a gene encoding chloride channel protein 2 isoform X2, translating into MFNNSHQHQDEYIREYAFEPELLINREDYLRKERAQKPTTSTASTSTPVRQRWDSVIAKQKEQNRRQSIDPPSDDKNQIEIEIEAFYYMYGRYTKDLGEFAKDEARKLKILEKRRKQEDKQRNKELLGKQSTRAKRVSSWIWKHTVARLGEDWVFLALLGIIMALLSFIMDKGISICTNARIWLYRDLTSQPFVQYIAWVSLPVCLILFSAGFVHLIAPQSIGSGIPEMKTILRGVQLKEYLTFKTLVAKVIGLTATLGSGMPLGKEGPFVHIASIVAQLLSKLVTSFQGIYENESRNSEMLAAACAVGVGACFAAPVGGVLFSIEVTTTYFAVRNYWRGFFAAVCGATVFRLLAVWFQNADTVRALFLTNFTTEFPFDPQELFVFALIGLVCGLGGASYVWVHRRYVLFMRSNKRMNKFLQKNRFLYPGFLALLVSSISFPLGTGQFLAGELSTHEQVTQLFSNFTWSRDDLTVEQAAVVTHWMTGYTSVFGNLVIYTLFTFVFSIIASTIPVPSGMFIPVFKIGAGFGRLVGEFMAVTFPHGVRYGGRLSPIMPGGYAVVGAAAFSGSVTHTVSVAVIIFEMTGQITHVVPVMIAVLVANAVAALLQPSIYDSIILIKKLPYLPDLLPSSSGMYSIFVEDFMVRDVKYIWKGICYQKLKEILKANKTLRSLPLVDSPENMILLGSVQRYELIKMIEKHIGREKRMEVAQKWQKEAEERALEEEKKKQEVELKMRRPSRFEVLPAPDILSLRQIANDEMLPPKKRAETLHSSLAPRKSILKKTNSFNLKTYGQPLAHSPSITPYTTITGNSEFRIRSAFEAIFKKSTTLQDVQPDPETGSLSPAASNNEVGVQRTPSTPGVSKKVQLPRERVIDMSPEDQKQWELEEMLKPIDLQKANVHIDPSPFQLVERTSILKVHSLFSMVGINHAYVTKIGRLVGVVGLKELRKAIEDINSNNFVAPTRDEDAEDKPAVEKPLLPPNTSDKAVDMTVTSMDSALSNSENCSDIEMEHIKHTDTDAVTLTIPPQDSSQNPPADTTTENGNH; encoded by the exons ATGTTTAACAACAGCCACCAGCACCAGGATGAGTATATACGGGAATACGCCTTCGAGCCGGAACTGCTGATCAATCGCGAGGACTATCTGCGGAAGGAGCGCGCCCAGAAGCCCACCACCTCCACCGCATCCACCTCCACTCCTGTCCGCCAGCGCTGGGACTCGGTCATTGCCAAGCAGAAGGAGCAGAACCGCAGGCAGAGTATTGACCCGCCCAGTGATGACAAAAACCAAATCGAGATCGAAATCGAGGCGTTCTATTAT ATGTATGGTCGTTATACCAAAGATCTAGGAGAATTTGCCAAAGATGAAGCCAGAAAGCTCAAAATACTTGAAAAACGACGAAAACAGGAAGATAAACAAAGGAATAag GAACTGCTAGGAAAGCAATCCACCAGAGCGAAGCGGGTCTCGTCATGGATTTGGAAGCACACGGTAGCCCGACTGGGCGAGGACTGGGTCTTCCTGGCGCTCCTGGGCATCATAATGGCCTTGCTGTCATTCATCATGGACAAGGGCATCTCCATCTGTACAAACG CTCGTATTTGGCTGTACCGCGATCTGACGTCACAGCCGTTCGTTCAGTACATTGCGTGGGTCTCCCTGCCGGTCTGTCTCATATTATTTTCAGCCGGCTTTGTCCATCTCATCGCTCCACAAAGTATAG GTTCCGGTATACCCGAAATGAAGACCATACTGCGCGGCGTGCAGTTGAAAGAGTATCTCACATTTAAGACATTAGTGGCCAAGGTAATTGGTTTAACGGCAACTCTGGGCAGCGGTATGCCATTAGGAAAGGAA GGTCCTTTCGTACATATAGCAAGTATTGTAGCACAATTATTAAGTAAACTTGTCACATCATTCCAAGGCATATATGAGAATGAGTCGCGAAACTCTGAAATGTTGGCCGCAGCCTGTGCAGTGGGCGTGGGCGCCTGCTTTGCCGCCCCAGTGGGTG GTGTTCTTTTTAGTATAGAGGTAACCACGACTTACTTTGCGGTAAGAAATTATTGGCGTGGATTCTTTGCCGCAGTGTGTGGCGCCACAGTTTTCCGACTGTTGGCCGTGTGGTTTCAAAACGCCGACACCGTAAGGGCTCTTTTCCTCACGAACTTCACCACCGAATTTCCATTCGATCCCCAGGAGCTTTTTGTGTTTGCTCTGATTGG aCTTGTGTGCGGTTTGGGTGGTGCCTCATATGTGTGGGTCCATCGGAGATATGTCCTCTTCATGCGCTCCAATAAGCGGATGAACAAGTTCCTACAAAAAAA CCGCTTTTTATACCCCGGATTCCTAGCCCTGCTGGTCTCCAGCATTTCATTTCCTCTGGGCACGGGCCAGTTCCTGGCCGGAGAACTTAGCACTCACGAGCAGGTGACACAGCTCTTTAGTAATTTTACGTGGTCTCGAGATGATCTGACCGTGGAGCAGGCTGCAGTGGTGACCCACTGGATGACAGGATACACCAGTGTCTTTGGAAATCTAGTCATTTATACCCTTTTCACC TTTGTTTTCTCCATTATTGCCTCCACGATACCCGTGCCTTCGGGGATGTTTATTCCGGTTTTCAAGATTGGCGCCGGATTTGGACGGCTGGTGGGAGAGTTCATGGCTGTGACTTTTCCGCATGGAGTCCGGTACGGTGGGCGGCTGTCCCCCATTATGCCTGGCGGCTATGCCGTCGTTGGAGCGGCTGCCTTCTCCGGATCCGTGACTCACACTGTATCCGTGGCCGTGATCATCTTCGAGATGACGGGGCAGATCACTCACGTAGTTCCGGTGATGATTGCCGTGCTGGTAGCCAATGCCGTGGCAGCCCTGTTGCAGCCGTCGATCTACGACAGTATTATATTGATTAAGAAGCTTCCATATCTGCCGGATCTTCTGCCCTCTAGCTCCGGGATGTACAGCATATTTGTGGAGGACTTCATGGTGCGGGATGTGAAGTACATTTGGAAGGGCATCTGCTATCAGAAGCTAAAGGAAATTCTCAAGGCGAACAAAACGTTGAGGTCATTGCCCTTGGTGGATAGTCCGGAGAACATGATCCTACTGGGCTCTGTGCAAAGGTATGAACTGATAAAAATGATCGAAAAGCACATTGGTCGCGAGAAGCGAATGGAGGTGGCCCAAAAGTGGCAGAAGGAGGCCGAGGAGCGAGCCCTGGAGGAGGAGAAAAAGAAACAGGAGGTGGAATTGAAGATGAGACGTCCGTCACGCTTCGAGGTCCTTCCGGCCCCGGATATTCTGAGTCTACGGCAGATCGCCAACGATGAAATGTTGCCGCCCAAAAAGAGGGCGGAGACTCTGCACAGTTCACTGGCGCCCAGAAAGTCGATCCTGAAAAAGACCAACTCTTTTAACCTGAAGACCTACGGCCAACCCCTCGCTCACAGTCCGAGCATCACGCCCTACACCACGATTACCGGAAACTCCGAGTTTCGCATCCGGTCAGCCTTTGAGGCTATCTTTAAGAAGTCCACCACCCTCCAGGATGTCCAGCCAGATCCGGAAACGGGTTCCCTGTCTCCGGCAGCTAGTAACAACGAAGTGGGGGTTCAGCGAACTCCTAGCACTCCAGGTGTTTCCAAAAAGGTTCAGCTG CCCCGAGAGCGTGTAATCGACATGTCCCCAGAGGATCAAAAGCAATGGGAGCTCGAGGAAATGTTGAAGCCCATTGACCTGCAGAAGGCCAATGTCCATATCGATCCTTCACCGTTCCAGCTGGTGGAACGCACCTCAATACTCAAAGTTCATTCACTGTTCTCCATGGTTGGCATCAATCATGCCTATGTCACCAAAATTGGCAGACTTGTAGGCGTTGTGGGCCTGAAAGAA TTACGAAAGGCCATTGAGGACATAAACAGCAATAATTTTGTAGCCCCCACTCGCGATGAAGATGCGGAAGATAAGCCCGCTGTGGAGAAACCTCTCCTTCCACCAAACACAAGTGATAAGGCCGTAGACATGACCGTCACGTCAATGGACTCGGCGCTATCCAACTCCGAAAACTGTTCGGACATCGAAATGGAGCACATAAAGCACACGGATACGGACGCAGTTACGCTCACCATCCCGCCGCAGGACTCGAGCCAAAACCCACCGGCGGACACAACGACAGAAAATGGAAATCATTGA